A window of the Solanum stenotomum isolate F172 unplaced genomic scaffold, ASM1918654v1 scaffold6508, whole genome shotgun sequence genome harbors these coding sequences:
- the LOC125852885 gene encoding uncharacterized protein LOC125852885 — MATEGDVNAASTTNIRPDGGKKSRKGKKHQKSLEEMLLDPTPSEALTSHPPSTTEASDDEHGEGAIGVTAGEEWVSRVEVARQVVEILGRRMIVADSKFKFLEDFTLEETENIRKELEGRQRAEFEMKEAITSLECRLMEALNTIETMKAEMRTIKEGMEVGGSASPDRDREARVEAPKPPMFKGIRDAQEVENFLWHLENYFKCSRVKSDETKINTAVLYLSEMAMLWWRRKEAEIGKGTCTINTWEQFREEFKKAFFPNNVIYEVKRKFRELKQTGSIRAYVKEFTTLTLQIPNLTDEDMLFHFMDGLQNWAKTELEQRQVKTIDEAITQAESLTDFKHDRHDKAKGKDARSSHAKGGGDRGRGKEQQAHPKQHDPYKTDSRRFVRQNYTKKKAQTTKGDGCYICGGPHGYARCPEMKNLGAILRERKEKDAQEQGQDAGTTQLGMVGLCGAIAKQTEKPGDFSTQYVDISINGRTARAMVDTGAEANIMTKTAAERLGLGYVPSNNRLKTVNAPPAPVCGIAQGVSITLGGWQGKTNFTVAPLDIFDIILGQEFFQWCHTMIDPQLQRLMVLEREGSCMVPLVKVPKKERHALLSAMQIMKGLKKGEPTFVAAIASSREDNGAKESLPPIIEKVLEDNKDVMPAELPKTLPPRRG; from the coding sequence ATGGCAACCGAAGGGGACGTGAACGCCGCTAGCACCACCAACATCCGTCCGGATGGAGGAAAGAAGTCCCGAAAGGGAAAGAAGCACCAAAAGAGTCTTGAGGAAATGCTGCTGGATCCTACACCAAGCGAGGCGCTAACATCTCATCCACCCTCGACCACCGAGGCCAGCGACGATGAACACGGCGAAGGGGCCATCGGCGTCACCGCAGGAGAAGAGTGGGTCTCAAGGGTTGAAGTGGCCAGGCAGGTTGTGGAGATATTAGGCCGGCGCATGATTGTAGCCGATAGCAAATTCAAGTTTCTTGAAGACTTCACCCTTGAGGAGACCGAAAACATCCGCAAGGAGTTGGAGGGACGTCAGCGGGCCGAGTTCGAGATGAAGGAGGCCATCACTTCCTTGGAGTGCCGACTCATGGAGGCATTGAACACCATTGAAACCATGAAGGCCGAAATGAGGACAATCAAGGAAGGCATGGAGGTTGGAGGATCGGCATCACCCGACCGTGATAGGGAGGCCAGAGTCGAGGCTCCCAAGCCACCTATGTTTAAAGGCATCCGCGATGCTCAAGAGGTGGAGAATTTCTTGTGGCACttggagaattacttcaagtgtAGTCGGGTGAAGAGTGACGAGACCAAGATCAATACTGCCGTGTTGTACCTTTCAGAGATGGCCATGTTATGGTGGAGGCGCAAAGAAGCCGAGATAGGGAAGGGGACGTGCACCATCAACACGTGGGAGCAATTCCGCGAAGAATTCAAAAAAGCCTTCTTCCCTAATAACGTCATATACGAGGTTAAGCGCAAGTTCAGGGAGCTGAAGCAAACAGGAAGCATTCGGGCGTACGTGAAAGAGTTCACAACTCTAACACTTCAGATTCCCAACCTCACGGACGAAGACatgttgttccacttcatggaCGGGTTGCAGAATTGGGCCAAGACGGAGTTGGAGCAGCGACAGGTCAAGACCATAGACGAAGCCATCACACAGGCCGAGTCTTTGACAGATTTCAAGCATGATCGGCATGACAAAGCAAAGGGCAAGGATGCAAGGAGCAGTCATGCCAAAGGTGGGGGAGACCGTGGCCGAGGCAAGGAGCAGCAGGCACACCCCAAGCAGCACGACCCCTACAAGACGGACAGTAGACGGTTCGTGCGCCAGAACTACACGAAAAAGAAGGCGCAGACCACCAAGGGAGATGGTTGCTACATATGCGGAGGACCACACGGCTATGCCAGGTGCCCGGAGATGAAGAACCTTGGTGCCATCCTACGCGAGCGGAAGGAGAAGGACGCACAGGAGCAAGGGCAAGACGCGGGCACGACGCAGTTAGGCATGGTTGGACTATGCGGGGCGATAGCCAAGCAGACAGAGAAGCCAGGAGACTTCAGCACGCAGTATGTAGACATCTCCATTAATGGACGTACAGCTCGTGCCATGGTGGACACCGGGGCAGAAGCAAACATCATGACCAAGACGGCGGCAGAGAGGTTAGGGCTGGGCTATGTCCCAAGCAACAACCGCCTCAAGACGGTCAATGCACCACCGGCCCCCGTGTGCGGAATCGCCCAAGGAGTGAGCATCACGTTGGGAGGTTGGCAAGGTAAGACAAACTTTACCGTCGCTCCTTTGGATATCTTTGACATTATTCTTGGGCAAGAGTTCTTCCAGTGGTGCCATACGATGATTGACCCCCAACTCCAACGACTCATGGTCTTGGAGCGGGAAGGGTCATGCATGGTACCTCTAGTCAAGGTACCAAAGAAGGAACGACACGCCCTCCTATCGGCCATGCAGATTATGAAAGGCCTAAAGAAAGGGGAGCCGACGTTCGTGGCCGCCATTGCCAGTTCGAGAGAAGACAATGGTGCCAAGGAGTCCTTGCCACCGATCATAGAAAAGGTCCTTGAAGATAACAAGGACGTGATGCCCGCCGAGCTGCCAAAGACCCTACCTCCGAGGCGCGGGTAG